The genome window AAGACAAGCGTGGGATGACCGGCCGCCATCTCCTCGATCCGATCGCAGAGCTCCTCAGGTGAGAGTCCCTCGTTCGACAAGGGTCGGAGAATCTCGGCGCCGCCGCCGGCGATGCGTTTGACCGCAGACACCAGTCCATGCGCCAGCCTCCCGTGCGCGACCACTATCCCTATGACCCGACGGTCTTCCGAAGCGACTTCGACCTGCGCCGGGCCGGCCGTGCGCGTTTCGAGCGCTTGGGTGTCGGGTTCTCTCCGAGAGAGGTCGCCCTCTCCACAGACGTCCGTCACCCTATCCGGCGTCCGGAAGTGCGCTCGGCTTCTGGGCCTGATGGTCGCGGTCACGGTCGCGAAGTCTGCGCAACTTTCTCGAGAGGTGGCCGACCACTTGATCCAGGGCCGTGCGGAAGTCGTGAGCCTCTCCTCTCGCCACGACGCTCGGGCCTCCCTCGATCCGCATCACCACCTCCACCTCGCGAGTGCGTTTCTCCTCCGAGAAGATCACATCGGCCGATCTGGCCCGCACATGGAATTTCGAGAGTCTGCCGACCTGACGTTCCGCCATGCGCTGGACATATTGCGCGACGCGGCAGTTACGGGCGCTGATGCTGACTTTCACTCCTCACCTCCATTGGTTCGGGATGTTCCTGAGTCGATGCCAAGGTTACGCCATTACCCACTTCGGCGGTAGATGCCGTCAAGGACGCCGTTGACGAATCCTGGGGAATCGCCGCCGCCGTAGCTGTCCGCGATTCTCACCGCCTCCTGGATCGCGACCTTCGCATGCACGTCGTCGACGTAGAGTATCTCGACGCTGGCGATCCGGATGATCGCCCGATCGATGCGAGAGATTCGGGAGAGCTTCCAGTTTTCCAGATTGCCCGAGATTCGGGCGTCGATCTCTTCGAGCCTGAGGTGCAGAAGTTCAAGCAGTTCAACGACATAGCTCAATCTGGCTGGAGAGATGTGCCGTGTGGCCGCGACCTCGGCAAGCGCATCGAGGACGGTTCCCCGTGGAAGTGCGGTTTCCCAGTGGTAGTGGACCTGCACGGCCCACGCTCGGGCCCGCGTCCGGTCGAGGAAGGGGCGCGCGGCACGCTTCACACCGTCCGCCTGCCAGCCCACGGACGATCTTGCGCGAGCGCCGAGAGCGGGTAGCGTCGCGCCGGCAAGGCGCGATGAAGGGTGAACCACGCCGCTGTTCGCCCGAAGACCGAAACGGAGCGCAGCGGTCCGGCGCGGACGCCGCGATCTTCGAATGCCGTGAGATATATGTCCACGGGCCGCTAACCGCCGATCCGCCCGAAAACGGCGATCATCTCGGCGGCGGCGGCGGCGGCTTCGCGGCCCTTGTTTTTCCCGTCGTCTCCGGAACGGGCCAGAGCCTGCTCCATCGTGTCTGCGGTAAGCACGCCGAAGGTGACCGGAATCGGGGCAGCGTCGGCCAGGGCTCCCAACCCGAGCGCGGCGCGGCCGCACACGTAGTCGAAGTGCTGAGTTTCGCCCCTGACCACGCAGCCGAGCGCGATGACGGCGTCCGCCTCGGCCGCCGACACCACCCGAGCGCAGGCCTGCGGCAGCTCCCAAGCGCCCGGAACGCGATGGACGCGGACGGAATCCGGAGCTGCTCCGAGCTCGTTCAGGCAGCGGAGAGCGCCCGAAAGCAGACCGTCGGTCACCTCCGAATTGAAGCGAGCACAGACGATGGTGAAACGGCGCCCTGAGAGGTCCGCGTCCCCGAAGGCCGCAGGCTTCGGCCGTGCATCGCTCACAGGACGTGCCCAAGCTTGAGCCG of Gemmatimonadota bacterium contains these proteins:
- the raiA gene encoding ribosome-associated translation inhibitor RaiA; protein product: MKVSISARNCRVAQYVQRMAERQVGRLSKFHVRARSADVIFSEEKRTREVEVVMRIEGGPSVVARGEAHDFRTALDQVVGHLSRKLRRLRDRDRDHQAQKPSALPDAG
- the nusB gene encoding transcription antitermination factor NusB is translated as MKRAARPFLDRTRARAWAVQVHYHWETALPRGTVLDALAEVAATRHISPARLSYVVELLELLHLRLEEIDARISGNLENWKLSRISRIDRAIIRIASVEILYVDDVHAKVAIQEAVRIADSYGGGDSPGFVNGVLDGIYRRSG
- a CDS encoding 6,7-dimethyl-8-ribityllumazine synthase, translating into MSDARPKPAAFGDADLSGRRFTIVCARFNSEVTDGLLSGALRCLNELGAAPDSVRVHRVPGAWELPQACARVVSAAEADAVIALGCVVRGETQHFDYVCGRAALGLGALADAAPIPVTFGVLTADTMEQALARSGDDGKNKGREAAAAAAEMIAVFGRIGG